A genomic segment from Modestobacter roseus encodes:
- a CDS encoding LysR family transcriptional regulator: MDLRSLETLRAVRSRGGVTAAAAVLHLTPSAVSQQLAALTAELGVPLTERVGRGLRLTPAGDALADAAVDVAEAVERARATCQAFAERPVGTVRVSAFQSAAQLVFPRLLGAAPDGVTLECADEDVALAEFPDLTDRFDVVLAHRPDGAADWPAGVRVVPLFREPLDVAVGPGHRLAGRTAVTPEELAGEEWITVREGFPVAPVLAAVATGSGAAPHIAHRINDFAVASAMVAAGHGVSLLPRHTTVPVPGLRLLPLAGVPAGRRVEALLRPDRAERRVVARVVEALAGIAAEIDRGEH, from the coding sequence ATGGACCTGCGCTCGCTGGAGACCCTCCGTGCCGTCCGCAGCCGGGGCGGGGTCACCGCGGCCGCCGCGGTGCTGCACCTGACGCCGTCGGCGGTCTCCCAGCAGCTGGCCGCGCTCACCGCGGAGCTGGGGGTGCCGCTCACCGAGCGCGTGGGGCGCGGGCTGCGGCTCACGCCGGCCGGGGACGCGCTGGCCGACGCCGCCGTCGACGTGGCCGAGGCGGTGGAGCGGGCCCGCGCGACCTGCCAGGCGTTCGCCGAACGGCCCGTCGGCACGGTGCGCGTCTCGGCGTTCCAGAGCGCCGCGCAGCTGGTGTTCCCCCGGCTGCTGGGAGCGGCGCCGGACGGCGTCACGCTGGAGTGCGCCGACGAGGACGTGGCGCTCGCCGAGTTCCCCGACCTCACCGACCGCTTCGACGTCGTGCTCGCCCACCGGCCCGACGGCGCCGCCGACTGGCCCGCGGGCGTGCGGGTGGTGCCGCTGTTCCGCGAGCCGCTGGACGTCGCGGTCGGCCCGGGGCACCGGCTCGCCGGCCGGACGGCGGTCACCCCGGAGGAGCTGGCGGGCGAGGAGTGGATCACCGTGCGCGAGGGGTTCCCCGTCGCACCGGTGCTGGCCGCGGTGGCGACCGGGTCCGGCGCCGCCCCGCACATCGCGCACCGGATCAACGACTTCGCGGTCGCCTCGGCGATGGTCGCCGCCGGTCACGGGGTCTCGCTGCTGCCCCGGCACACCACCGTGCCGGTGCCCGGGCTACGGCTCCTCCCGCTGGCCGGGGTGCCGGCCGGACGTCGGGTCGAGGCGCTGCTGCGCCCCGACCGGGCCGAGCGCCGGGTGGTGGCCCGGGTGGTCGAGGCGCTGGCCGGGATCGCCGCGGAGATCGACCGCGGCGAGCACTGA
- a CDS encoding zinc-dependent alcohol dehydrogenase, whose amino-acid sequence MKAVTWHGKHDVRVDTVDDPFVQQPTDAVIRVTTTNICGSDLHLYDPLGPFMGVGDVLGHEAMGQVVEVGPEVGDLKIGDRVSVPFQISCGHCWMCRQGLYTQCETTQVRDQGMGAALFGFSKLYGQVPGGQAEYLRIPQAQFTHVKLPEGPADDRFAYLSDILPTAWQGVAYAQVPEGGTLVVLGLGPVGDFACRIAQHKGYRVIGVDLVPERLARAAARGIEVVDLREHADDLGDAIRDMTGGRGPDSVLDAVGMEAHGSPATGFVQKAAGLLPDAVAAPIQKAAGVDRLNALYSAIDIVRRGGTISLSGVYGGAADPMPMITLFDKQIALHMGQCNVKRWIPEIMPLLTDADPLGVDTFATHRLPLSQAPEAYKAFQEKADGYVKVQLKPEL is encoded by the coding sequence ATGAAGGCAGTGACCTGGCACGGCAAGCACGACGTCCGGGTGGACACGGTGGACGACCCCTTCGTCCAGCAGCCCACCGACGCGGTCATCCGGGTCACCACGACCAACATCTGCGGCTCCGACCTCCACCTGTACGACCCGCTCGGCCCCTTCATGGGCGTCGGCGACGTGCTCGGTCACGAGGCGATGGGGCAGGTCGTCGAGGTGGGTCCCGAGGTCGGCGACCTGAAGATCGGGGACCGGGTCTCCGTCCCGTTCCAGATCTCCTGCGGGCACTGCTGGATGTGCCGGCAGGGCCTCTACACCCAGTGCGAGACCACCCAGGTCCGCGACCAGGGCATGGGCGCGGCGCTGTTCGGCTTCTCCAAGCTCTACGGCCAGGTGCCCGGCGGTCAGGCGGAGTACCTGCGCATCCCGCAGGCACAGTTCACCCACGTCAAGCTGCCCGAGGGCCCGGCCGACGACCGGTTCGCCTACCTCTCCGACATCCTGCCCACCGCCTGGCAGGGCGTCGCCTACGCCCAGGTGCCCGAGGGGGGCACCCTGGTCGTGCTCGGGCTCGGGCCGGTCGGTGACTTCGCCTGCCGGATCGCCCAGCACAAGGGCTACCGGGTCATCGGCGTGGACCTGGTGCCCGAGCGGCTGGCCCGGGCCGCGGCCCGGGGGATCGAGGTGGTCGACCTCCGGGAGCACGCCGACGACCTCGGCGACGCCATCCGCGACATGACCGGCGGGCGCGGCCCGGACTCGGTGCTCGACGCCGTCGGCATGGAGGCGCACGGCTCCCCGGCCACCGGCTTCGTGCAGAAGGCGGCCGGGCTGCTGCCCGACGCGGTGGCCGCCCCGATCCAGAAGGCGGCCGGCGTCGACCGGCTCAACGCGCTGTACTCCGCGATCGACATCGTGCGCCGTGGCGGCACGATCTCGCTGTCCGGCGTCTACGGCGGCGCGGCCGACCCGATGCCGATGATCACGCTGTTCGACAAGCAGATCGCGCTGCACATGGGCCAGTGCAACGTGAAGCGGTGGATCCCGGAGATCATGCCGCTGCTCACCGACGCCGACCCGCTGGGCGTGGACACCTTCGCCACCCACCGCCTGCCGCTGTCGCAGGCCCCCGAGGCCTACAAGGCGTTCCAGGAGAAGGCCGACGGCTACGTGAAGGTGCAGCTCAAGCCGGAGCTCTGA
- a CDS encoding GGDEF domain-containing protein, protein MRWSRRAPEVATARVAGPVIGLLYALGGLAVLAVVWLPGGPGHRESPLLTAIGPTAVLVGLGLVAWGRALPRWVLHLAVVLGTGLITAVVARAPDTADALALAGVYSFVAVAAFFLFAPSVALGYLLLAMTACVVVLAARGLPPGSVVAVALVTATIGLVVALLVRQASWASVDALTGLANRRGFDDALDEAVRVAVRSGEEFSVALADVDDFKTVNDEQGHAAGDELLCTVADSWGPLLPRGAVLARHGGDEFALLLPACSGPDALRFVERLRAASTRVPLSVGVAEHRAGEQASHVMRRADAALYRAKEAGRGRSELDR, encoded by the coding sequence ATGAGGTGGAGCCGGCGCGCGCCCGAGGTGGCCACTGCCCGGGTGGCCGGTCCCGTCATCGGGCTGCTCTACGCCCTCGGTGGGCTGGCCGTGCTCGCGGTGGTGTGGCTGCCCGGTGGGCCGGGCCACCGGGAGTCCCCGCTGCTCACCGCCATCGGCCCCACGGCAGTGCTGGTCGGTCTGGGGCTGGTCGCGTGGGGGCGGGCACTGCCGCGCTGGGTGCTCCACCTCGCGGTGGTGCTGGGCACCGGGCTGATCACCGCGGTGGTCGCCCGGGCGCCGGACACCGCTGACGCGCTGGCGCTGGCCGGCGTCTACTCCTTCGTCGCGGTCGCCGCCTTCTTCCTCTTCGCGCCGTCCGTGGCGCTGGGCTACCTGCTGCTGGCGATGACCGCCTGCGTCGTCGTGCTGGCGGCCCGGGGGCTGCCCCCGGGGTCGGTGGTCGCGGTCGCGCTGGTGACGGCCACCATCGGGCTGGTGGTGGCCCTGCTGGTGCGGCAGGCCTCGTGGGCGAGCGTCGACGCGCTCACCGGGCTGGCCAACCGCCGCGGGTTCGACGACGCGCTCGACGAGGCGGTGCGGGTCGCCGTCCGCTCCGGGGAGGAGTTCTCCGTCGCGCTGGCCGACGTCGACGACTTCAAGACCGTCAACGACGAGCAGGGGCACGCCGCCGGCGACGAGCTGCTGTGCACGGTGGCCGACAGCTGGGGGCCGCTGCTGCCGCGGGGCGCCGTCCTGGCCAGGCACGGCGGTGACGAGTTCGCACTGCTGCTGCCCGCCTGCTCCGGCCCGGACGCGCTCCGGTTCGTGGAGCGGTTGCGGGCGGCGAGCACCCGCGTCCCGCTCTCGGTGGGCGTAGCCGAGCACCGGGCCGGGGAGCAGGCCTCGCACGTGATGCGCCGGGCGGACGCCGCGCTGTACCGGGCCAAGGAGGCCGGCCGCGGCCGCAGCGAGCTCGACCGCTGA
- the glgA gene encoding glycogen synthase, translating into MRVGVITREWPPDVYGGAGVHVEHLVAALRGLEQGPELDVHCFGGPRGDATGHGVPEGLRSANGALQAVGTDVEIAAAVAGADLVHSHTWYANHAGHLAQLVHGSAHVVTAHSLEPRRPWKADQLGGGYRLSSWVERTAYHSADAVIAVSRGMRSDVLDVYPDLDPAKVVVVGNGVDAQAYRPVQDADVVRSLGVDPDRPYALFVGRITRQKGLTHLLAAAEQLPPEAGLVLCAGAPDTPAERQQVADAVAELQRRRTGVVWIEQMVPREQLVPLITGATVFVVPSVYEPLGIVNLEAAACGTAVVASAVGGIPEVVDDGRTGLLVPYDAGDPAAFAAGLAARMAELLADPDRAAAMGAAGRERVLAEFGWPAIAAQTLAVYEDVLRARG; encoded by the coding sequence GTGCGCGTCGGAGTGATCACCCGGGAATGGCCGCCGGACGTCTACGGAGGGGCCGGGGTGCACGTCGAGCACCTCGTCGCCGCGCTCCGCGGGCTCGAGCAGGGGCCGGAGCTGGACGTCCACTGCTTCGGCGGGCCCCGCGGGGACGCCACCGGGCACGGGGTGCCCGAGGGCCTGCGCTCGGCCAACGGCGCGCTGCAGGCGGTCGGCACCGACGTCGAGATCGCCGCCGCGGTGGCCGGGGCCGACCTGGTCCACTCGCACACCTGGTACGCCAACCACGCCGGCCACCTGGCGCAGCTGGTGCACGGCTCCGCGCACGTGGTCACCGCCCACTCGCTGGAGCCGCGGCGGCCGTGGAAGGCCGACCAGCTGGGCGGTGGCTACCGGCTCTCCTCCTGGGTCGAGCGCACCGCCTACCACTCCGCCGACGCGGTCATCGCGGTCAGCCGGGGCATGCGTTCCGACGTGCTCGACGTCTACCCCGACCTCGACCCGGCCAAGGTCGTCGTCGTCGGCAACGGGGTCGACGCCCAGGCCTACCGGCCGGTGCAGGACGCCGACGTCGTCCGCTCCCTCGGGGTCGACCCGGACCGGCCGTACGCGCTGTTCGTCGGCCGGATCACCCGGCAGAAGGGGCTCACGCACCTGCTGGCCGCGGCCGAGCAGCTGCCGCCGGAGGCCGGCCTGGTGCTGTGCGCCGGCGCACCGGACACGCCGGCGGAGCGGCAGCAGGTCGCCGACGCCGTCGCCGAGCTGCAGCGACGCCGCACCGGCGTGGTGTGGATCGAGCAGATGGTGCCGCGCGAGCAGCTGGTGCCGCTGATCACCGGGGCGACGGTCTTCGTCGTCCCCTCGGTCTACGAGCCGCTGGGCATCGTGAACCTGGAGGCCGCCGCCTGCGGCACCGCGGTCGTGGCCAGCGCCGTCGGCGGCATCCCCGAGGTCGTCGACGACGGCCGCACCGGGCTGCTGGTGCCCTACGACGCCGGCGACCCGGCCGCCTTCGCCGCCGGGCTGGCGGCGCGGATGGCCGAGCTGCTCGCCGACCCCGACCGCGCCGCCGCGATGGGCGCCGCCGGCCGGGAGCGGGTGCTCGCCGAGTTCGGCTGGCCGGCGATCGCCGCGCAGACCCTCGCGGTCTACGAGGACGTGCTCCGCGCCCGAGGGTGA
- the glgC gene encoding glucose-1-phosphate adenylyltransferase — MRGGPRVLGIVLAGGEGKRLAPLTQDRAKPAVPFGGNYRLIDFVLSNLVNADIRRIAVLTQYKSHSLDRHVTTVWRMSTLLGSYITPVPAQQRLGPRWYTGSADAIYQSLNLIYDDRPEIVVVFGADHVYRMDPAQMIDQHLATGAGVTVAGLRVPRQEATAFGVIDADENGKVRQFLEKPADPPGMPGSPEETFASMGNYVFTTDALLEALRVDAADENSVHDMGGSIMPMMADAGDAYVYDFSSNVVPGETERDHGYWRDVGTLDAYYDSHMDLVSVSPIFNLYNDRWPIYTLPPMLPPAKFVLGGRAEESMVSAGVIIDGGSVHQSVVSPNVRLERGSRVEGSVLMDGVHVGEGAVVRRAILDKNVVVPPGARIGVDLDRDRERYHVSAGGITVLGKGARAIG, encoded by the coding sequence ATGCGTGGCGGCCCCCGAGTTCTCGGCATCGTGTTGGCAGGTGGTGAGGGGAAGCGGCTGGCCCCGCTGACCCAGGACCGGGCGAAGCCCGCGGTGCCCTTCGGGGGCAACTACCGGCTCATCGACTTCGTGCTGTCGAACCTGGTCAACGCCGACATCCGGCGGATCGCGGTGCTCACCCAGTACAAGAGCCACTCGCTGGACCGGCACGTCACCACCGTGTGGCGGATGTCGACGCTGCTGGGCAGCTACATCACCCCGGTGCCGGCGCAGCAGCGGCTGGGCCCGCGCTGGTACACCGGCAGCGCCGACGCGATCTACCAGAGCCTCAACCTCATCTACGACGACCGGCCGGAGATCGTCGTCGTCTTCGGTGCCGACCACGTGTACCGGATGGACCCGGCGCAGATGATCGACCAGCACCTGGCCACCGGCGCCGGCGTGACCGTGGCGGGCCTGCGGGTGCCCCGCCAGGAGGCGACCGCCTTCGGCGTCATCGACGCCGACGAGAACGGCAAGGTGCGCCAGTTCCTGGAGAAGCCGGCCGACCCGCCCGGGATGCCGGGCAGCCCCGAGGAGACGTTCGCCTCGATGGGCAACTACGTGTTCACCACCGACGCGCTGCTCGAGGCGCTGCGGGTGGACGCCGCCGACGAGAACTCGGTGCACGACATGGGCGGGTCGATCATGCCGATGATGGCCGACGCCGGTGACGCCTACGTCTACGACTTCAGCAGCAACGTCGTGCCGGGGGAGACCGAGCGCGACCACGGCTACTGGCGGGACGTGGGGACGCTGGACGCCTACTACGACTCGCACATGGACCTGGTCTCGGTCAGCCCGATCTTCAACCTCTACAACGACCGCTGGCCGATCTACACCCTCCCGCCGATGCTGCCGCCGGCGAAGTTCGTGCTCGGTGGCCGCGCGGAGGAGTCGATGGTCAGCGCCGGGGTGATCATCGACGGCGGCTCCGTGCACCAGTCGGTGGTCTCGCCCAACGTGCGCCTGGAGCGCGGCTCCCGCGTCGAGGGCAGCGTGCTGATGGACGGCGTGCACGTCGGCGAGGGCGCGGTGGTACGCCGGGCGATCCTGGACAAGAACGTCGTCGTCCCGCCGGGCGCGCGGATCGGCGTCGACCTGGACCGCGACCGCGAGCGGTACCACGTGAGCGCCGGCGGGATCACCGTGCTCGGCAAGGGCGCCCGCGCGATCGGCTGA
- a CDS encoding 2'-5' RNA ligase family protein: MVDPLIVTLLLDDAAQQRFDRLRAAHFPAERNHLQAHVTLFHALPGEHLGEVRDELRTAAGRAPFDVAVTGVRFLGRGVAIDLDAAELTGLRRALAARFGPWLTRQDRQWAHPHVTVQNKVPPDVARALHAQLAAAFTPETVRARGLGLWHYRGGPWEPAGEFGFG; the protein is encoded by the coding sequence GTGGTCGATCCGCTCATCGTGACCCTGCTGCTGGACGACGCCGCCCAGCAGCGGTTCGACCGGCTCCGCGCCGCGCACTTCCCGGCCGAGCGCAACCACCTCCAGGCGCACGTCACGCTGTTCCACGCGCTGCCGGGGGAGCACCTCGGTGAGGTGCGCGACGAGCTGCGGACGGCGGCCGGCCGGGCACCGTTCGACGTCGCCGTCACCGGTGTGCGGTTCCTCGGCCGGGGCGTGGCGATCGACCTGGACGCCGCCGAGCTGACCGGGCTGCGCCGTGCACTGGCCGCTCGGTTCGGCCCGTGGCTCACCCGGCAGGACCGGCAGTGGGCGCACCCGCACGTCACGGTGCAGAACAAGGTGCCGCCCGACGTCGCCCGGGCGCTGCACGCGCAGCTCGCGGCGGCGTTCACACCCGAGACGGTCCGCGCCCGGGGGCTCGGGCTGTGGCACTACCGCGGCGGCCCCTGGGAGCCGGCGGGGGAGTTCGGCTTCGGCTGA
- a CDS encoding O-methyltransferase yields MTSVGGPPSPGASPTSPADYADGFAAEPPAVATARHRATTSALAFGTATPVEPAVGATLAVLAAGVDARSVVLLGSGGGVAGLWLLQGMRRDGVLTALDADPAEVRAARRAYTEAGVPQGRTRLIFGTPGEVLPRLSPGAYDLVVCTGPPLEWSAQLPGLVGLLHRGGSLVCHGLLADGRIADRAARDEQTVAWREVARTVREDESLTSAVLPVGAGLLVATKRD; encoded by the coding sequence GTGACCAGCGTCGGCGGCCCGCCCTCTCCCGGAGCCTCCCCGACCAGCCCCGCGGACTACGCCGACGGCTTCGCCGCCGAGCCCCCCGCCGTGGCCACCGCCCGGCACCGGGCGACGACGTCGGCCCTGGCGTTCGGCACCGCGACGCCGGTCGAGCCGGCGGTCGGCGCGACGCTGGCCGTGCTCGCCGCCGGGGTCGACGCGCGCTCGGTCGTGCTGCTGGGCAGCGGCGGCGGGGTGGCCGGCCTGTGGCTGCTGCAGGGCATGCGGCGCGACGGCGTCCTCACCGCGCTGGACGCCGACCCCGCCGAGGTGCGCGCCGCCCGGCGGGCCTACACCGAGGCCGGGGTGCCGCAGGGCCGCACCCGGCTGATCTTCGGCACCCCCGGCGAGGTGCTGCCCCGGCTCTCCCCCGGCGCCTACGACCTGGTGGTGTGCACCGGCCCGCCGTTGGAGTGGTCGGCGCAGCTGCCCGGGCTGGTCGGCCTGCTGCACCGGGGCGGGTCGCTGGTCTGCCACGGACTGCTCGCCGACGGACGGATCGCCGACCGCGCCGCCCGCGACGAGCAGACCGTCGCCTGGCGGGAGGTGGCCCGCACCGTCCGCGAGGACGAGTCGCTCACCAGCGCCGTCCTGCCCGTCGGCGCCGGCCTGCTGGTCGCCACCAAGCGCGACTGA
- the sigE gene encoding RNA polymerase sigma factor SigE — translation MTAPDPASGAPLPEGGAPAGDGWVAPTWEQVVRDHSARVYRLAYRLSGNQQDAEDLTQETFVRVFRSLADFSPGTFEGWLHRITTNLFLDMVRRRQRIRFDALPEDTERLPGSAPSPEQVYADTHLDPQIQAALDALSPEFRVAVVLCDIEGLTYEEISATLGIKLGTVRSRIHRGRVQLREALAHLAPNRPVPVQGVS, via the coding sequence GTGACCGCACCGGACCCCGCCAGCGGCGCGCCCCTGCCCGAGGGCGGCGCCCCGGCCGGCGACGGCTGGGTGGCCCCGACCTGGGAGCAGGTCGTGCGGGACCACTCCGCCCGGGTCTACCGGCTGGCCTACCGCCTGTCGGGGAACCAGCAGGACGCCGAGGACCTCACCCAGGAGACCTTCGTCCGGGTGTTCCGCTCGCTGGCCGACTTCTCCCCGGGCACGTTCGAGGGCTGGCTGCACCGGATCACCACCAACCTGTTCCTGGACATGGTGCGGCGCCGGCAGCGGATCCGCTTCGACGCGCTGCCCGAGGACACCGAGCGGCTGCCGGGATCGGCGCCCTCGCCCGAGCAGGTGTACGCCGACACCCACCTCGACCCGCAGATCCAGGCGGCGCTCGACGCGCTCTCCCCGGAGTTCCGCGTGGCCGTGGTGCTCTGCGACATCGAGGGCCTCACCTACGAGGAGATCTCCGCGACGCTGGGCATCAAGCTCGGCACCGTGCGCTCCCGCATCCACCGCGGCCGCGTGCAGCTGCGTGAGGCGCTCGCGCACCTGGCCCCGAACCGTCCGGTGCCCGTCCAGGGGGTCTCGTGA
- a CDS encoding anti-sigma factor family protein, whose product MSIPESHLAQEAIAALVDGELSGGAAGRAARHLTGCAQCRMAVAMQREAKSALQHEQEVAVPGDLLSRLNAIPFTAEVSGFGGGGLSAGSGGLTASGTGGSWAIPLTPTDPPARTGSARWLRRGMTGALAGLGMGVAVLAAGLPAGDDPTREVPPPGSLAGEVRDQAPRGVVPSERTDVVPPVVRTLTVGSATSLPPGGTP is encoded by the coding sequence GTGAGCATCCCGGAGAGCCATCTGGCCCAGGAGGCGATCGCCGCCCTCGTGGACGGCGAGCTCTCCGGCGGGGCCGCCGGGCGCGCCGCCCGGCACCTGACCGGCTGCGCGCAGTGCCGGATGGCGGTGGCCATGCAGCGCGAGGCGAAGTCCGCCCTCCAGCACGAGCAGGAGGTGGCCGTCCCCGGCGACCTGCTCTCCCGGCTGAACGCCATCCCGTTCACCGCCGAGGTGAGCGGGTTCGGCGGCGGGGGCCTGAGCGCCGGCTCCGGTGGGCTCACCGCCAGCGGCACGGGGGGCTCCTGGGCGATCCCGCTGACCCCGACCGACCCGCCGGCCCGCACCGGCTCCGCCCGCTGGCTGCGCCGCGGCATGACCGGTGCGCTGGCCGGCCTCGGCATGGGCGTCGCGGTGCTCGCCGCCGGGCTCCCCGCCGGCGACGACCCGACCCGTGAGGTGCCCCCGCCGGGGTCGCTCGCCGGCGAGGTCCGCGACCAGGCGCCCCGTGGTGTGGTGCCCAGTGAGCGCACCGACGTCGTCCCGCCCGTGGTCCGCACGCTCACCGTCGGCTCGGCCACCTCGCTGCCTCCCGGCGGAACGCCCTGA
- a CDS encoding S1C family serine protease — MTGSFGADRPQAPPPAPAPAPPPEAVLRAFAPRGDDRGLGEPPGGRPGPRRTAAGPFWKRDAENDPWRDPQAPAGLGAPAVYPAEADQPGPVVVDAQGRRKVRLRDLSVRLTALALLGLLLVGMVGGTTAWWLGRSVDEQPLLSPDTRLSQVSPGVSREPGSISDIAARVMPAVVSVEVRLANAGATGSGVVLDADEGYIVTNNHVVSGAADVDDAEIRAVFSDGSGSPARIVGRDPASDLAVLKVEKPGLVAAALGSSDDVVVGDAVVAIGSPLGLAGTVTSGIVSALDRPVRLSGEGSDTNAVISAVQTDAPINPGNSGGALVDASGAVVGINTAIASVGGNGTTGGSIGLGFAIPMDTVRDVAEQLITTGSAVHASLGVNARSVTDGTRDGALVVNVEPGGPAAEAGIQEQDVVIAVDGEPVGSSEELVVAIDAHEPGDTITIEVVRGGSSRELQATLVTA; from the coding sequence GTGACCGGCTCCTTCGGCGCCGACCGCCCGCAGGCGCCCCCGCCCGCGCCGGCACCGGCTCCACCGCCGGAGGCCGTGCTGCGTGCCTTCGCGCCGCGCGGTGACGACCGTGGGCTGGGTGAGCCGCCCGGCGGCCGTCCCGGTCCCCGTCGCACCGCGGCCGGCCCGTTCTGGAAGCGCGACGCCGAGAACGACCCGTGGCGTGACCCGCAGGCCCCCGCCGGTCTCGGTGCCCCGGCCGTCTACCCGGCCGAGGCCGACCAGCCCGGACCGGTCGTGGTCGACGCCCAGGGCCGGCGGAAGGTGCGGCTGCGTGATCTGTCGGTCCGGCTGACCGCGCTGGCGCTGCTGGGCCTGCTGCTGGTCGGCATGGTCGGTGGCACCACGGCCTGGTGGCTCGGCCGCAGCGTCGACGAGCAGCCGCTGCTGTCGCCGGACACCCGGCTGTCCCAGGTCTCACCCGGCGTGAGCCGCGAGCCCGGGTCGATCTCCGACATCGCCGCCCGGGTGATGCCGGCGGTGGTCTCGGTCGAGGTGCGACTGGCCAACGCCGGGGCGACCGGCTCCGGAGTGGTCCTCGACGCCGACGAGGGGTACATCGTCACCAACAACCACGTGGTCTCCGGCGCCGCCGACGTCGACGACGCGGAGATCCGCGCGGTGTTCAGCGACGGCAGCGGCTCGCCGGCCCGGATCGTCGGCCGCGACCCCGCCAGCGACCTCGCCGTCCTCAAGGTCGAGAAGCCCGGCCTGGTCGCCGCTGCGCTGGGCAGCTCCGACGACGTCGTCGTCGGCGACGCGGTCGTGGCGATCGGCTCGCCGCTCGGGCTGGCCGGCACGGTGACCAGCGGGATCGTCAGCGCGCTGGACCGCCCGGTGCGCCTGTCCGGTGAGGGCAGCGACACCAACGCGGTCATCAGCGCCGTGCAGACCGACGCCCCGATCAACCCGGGCAACTCCGGCGGGGCGCTGGTCGACGCCAGCGGCGCGGTGGTCGGGATCAACACCGCGATCGCCTCGGTCGGCGGCAACGGCACCACCGGCGGCTCGATCGGCCTGGGCTTCGCCATCCCGATGGACACCGTGCGCGACGTCGCCGAGCAGCTGATCACCACCGGTTCGGCGGTGCACGCCTCGCTCGGGGTGAACGCCCGCTCGGTCACCGACGGCACCCGCGACGGCGCCCTGGTGGTCAACGTCGAGCCGGGTGGCCCCGCGGCCGAGGCCGGCATCCAGGAGCAGGACGTCGTCATCGCCGTGGACGGTGAGCCGGTGGGCAGCTCGGAGGAGCTCGTCGTCGCCATCGACGCCCACGAACCCGGCGACACGATCACCATCGAGGTCGTCCGCGGCGGCAGTTCCCGGGAGCTGCAGGCCACCCTCGTCACCGCCTGA
- a CDS encoding twin-arginine translocase TatA/TatE family subunit, giving the protein MFDSIGWGEIMVLALAALFIFGPDRLPGLAKDAASGLKKARSAITGMRGQLHDSLGDDFDGLRDIDLRQYHPKTFIRQQLLADDDEPVAQRGSATGSTGLAAAAAAGSARPSQAGRSRDTSVPPPFDADAT; this is encoded by the coding sequence GTGTTCGACTCGATCGGCTGGGGCGAGATCATGGTCCTGGCGCTGGCCGCGCTGTTCATCTTCGGCCCCGACCGGCTGCCCGGGCTGGCCAAGGACGCGGCCAGTGGGCTGAAGAAGGCCCGCTCGGCGATCACCGGCATGCGGGGCCAGCTGCACGACAGCCTGGGTGACGACTTCGACGGCCTCCGCGACATCGACCTGCGCCAGTACCACCCCAAGACGTTCATCCGGCAGCAGCTGCTCGCCGACGACGACGAGCCCGTCGCGCAGCGGGGGAGCGCCACCGGCAGCACCGGCCTGGCCGCAGCCGCGGCCGCCGGCTCCGCCCGCCCCTCCCAGGCCGGCCGCAGCCGGGACACGTCCGTCCCACCGCCCTTCGACGCCGACGCGACGTAG